One stretch of Sphingomonas sp. HF-S4 DNA includes these proteins:
- the crcB gene encoding fluoride efflux transporter CrcB has protein sequence MPNLLLVMLGGAFGSGARHLVGRATLAAFGPDYPWGTLAVNLIGGLLMGALAGGLVKFGQSGEQWRLLLGVGVLGGFTTFSAFSLDAMLMLERGDWLQALGYILASVLGALVALAIGLQLARAAA, from the coding sequence ATGCCCAATCTCCTTCTCGTCATGCTCGGCGGCGCCTTCGGCTCCGGCGCGCGACACCTCGTCGGACGCGCGACGCTCGCCGCGTTCGGCCCGGACTATCCCTGGGGCACGCTCGCCGTGAACCTGATCGGCGGGCTGCTGATGGGTGCGCTCGCCGGCGGGCTCGTCAAGTTCGGCCAGAGCGGCGAACAGTGGCGGCTGCTCCTCGGCGTCGGCGTGCTCGGCGGCTTCACCACCTTCTCGGCCTTCTCGCTCGACGCGATGCTGATGCTCGAGCGCGGCGACTGGCTCCAGGCGCTCGGCTACATCCTCGCTTCGGTGCTCGGCGCGCTGGTCGCGCTGGCGATCGGCCTCCAGCTCGCGAGGGCCGCGGCATGA